ATAAGCGGAGAATACCGTTTTATGATTAGTGATCAAGGAGTAGGCATTCATGAACAAGCGCAACAACATGCTTTAAAACCCTTTAATCGGGCTTGGCAAAGCTTACAGCAAGAAGGATCTGGGCTAGGTTTAGCTTTAACCCAACAGTTATTGCATAACATGGGGGCAGAGCTCAATTTTACCAGCAAGGTTGGCGAAGGTAGCTGTTTTTATTTTACTCTGCAGTTAGTTCCGGCTAAAGCAAAAAAGTTAAATCATGCAGTTAATAACCATTTAAAAAATCACAGCCTTCATATTTTAGTGGTTGAAGATATACCCTTAAATCAGCAAGTAATATCTGGCATGCTTAATTACTTATCCATTAAGCACACTATAGCAGCTACCTTGGGCCAAGCTGCACAGTTACTAAAAAACCAATTTTTTGATTTACTACTACTAGATCTTAATTTACCCGACGGTAATGGACTTGATTTTTTTACTACTATGAAAAAAAACAATCTGCTGTTACCAGATACTTGTATCGTCACTGCTAATATCATATTAGAAACTGAGCAGGCCTGTTTAGAGGCAGGTGTAAAAGCACTATTGCATAAACCAATTGAGCTGGAAAAGTTACAACAAGTACTAAACCAATTAGTTAACACTAAACCTATTTTTGACCGCATTCAGTTCTGGCAGCTCGCTCGTTTTATACCAAACGCTAAATTAAAACAGCAACTTGAAACATTGGATAATGATTTTTCTATCATTTTACAACAACTTAGCTGTGGAGATGTTAGCCAAAATAAAGCTTTAGTGCACAAACTCGCAGGAAAGGCTGCCACATTAGGTATGGCAAAATTTGCCCATCTCTGTGATAAGCTCGAACAAAGTAATACCGACCCTTATTACTATCTGCCGCAACTGCAGCAACTGTGTAACCAAGCAACATTAATACTTAGACAAGAAATAAGCGAAGACTTATGAATAATAAACAAATTTTAATAGTAGAAGACGACAACTGGTTGTGTGATGGGCTAGTTAATTTTCTACAACAGTCTAATTTTAAGGTATTGGCAGCTAATGACTTACTATCAGCACGAGCCATAGTGAAACAAGCTGCTGTTACCGCTTTAGATATAGTGGTTTGTGATATTGGTTTACCTGATGGTTCGGGTTTAAGCCTACTGGATGAATTACGCCATAGCGATACCGGAACAATTTTAATTTCGGCCAGTAATTCTGAACAAGCCCGTATCGATGGCCTGCAAGCCGGTGCGGATGATTATATATGTAAACCTATTAACCCAGATGAACTTTTACTACGCATAAAAGCTCTACTGCGCAGAATAAGGCCTCAAGTTGAACCTTCTTCTGATTTATGTTTTCTTAATTATCGGCTTAATTTAGAAAGTCGGCAATTACATCAGCATCAACACCGCTGTGTACTTAGCATTAATGAACATCAGTTATTATTAATATTAATCGCCCATAAAGGGAAAACTGTTACTCGTGAGACCATAGCCAACTCGCTTGACATAAACAGTCATTATACCCAAGGTAGAGCATTAGATATTTTAGTATCACGGCTGCGAAATAAAATGCAGTTTAACGAAAATAGCCCCTCAGCCATTATTACCCATAGAGGGAAGGGCTACATGTTAATTGATAGGTTTTAATCTTTCTTACTAACCCTATACTGCAAATTATGCAGTATAGGGTAGATATAAAGAGATCCTATAACAATTATTTCAGGCGTTTACTTACCAGTACTCGGCAACGCCATACCAACACTAAACTCATAAATACTATAAACAGAGTACCTATTGAGCCACTAGAGCGTGGCTTCACTTCATCTGGTGTTTCTGGCGGCAGCGGTTTAGTGGCATTTACCACCGCTAATACACCAGGATCTTGAATAACACCATTCGTCTTAACATCATTATCGTTAGGTCCACCATCTTGAAGAGTTAAACGAATACAAGCATGGCCTGCTGTCAACCCTGACTGCCACACATCTGACGATACTGCTGGACACTGCTTATTGGCATCCGTTGCTGCACTTTCAATGATATTGCTAGCATTAACCACAAAGTTCTGCCAGCGGCCATTTACATATTTGCGCCATACTGCGTCCGACATAATTTGTTGGCCAACGGGTAAGCTAATAACAACCGGCACAGACTCGCCTGGTACACTTAACTCAGTAATATTAAAGTTAACCATCACACCCTGATGCGTGTAACCTGCGTCTTCAGCTAATGCTTTACCTAATGCTGCACCAAATTGCATATTGTCCCAAGACTCTGCCATTGACCACTCACCCAGTGTAAGTTGATACAATTCGCTGCTAGCAATATAACCGCCTTGCTCTGCTAACTGACATTGCTCAACCCGAAGACTATCACCCACTGGGCATACAGGTAAGCGCTGTGGTTGCTCACTGGCTAATACCGATGAAGGTAAACCGTTTTTGCTGTAACAATTATTTTCAATACAGTGACTTATAATTTGTAAGGTTAATAAATATTGACCTTGCTGACCATTAGCTTCGCTAACATTTACCAATACTTTATGTACACCGGTAGATACACTTGCAGGGTTAAATGTCAACTGATAGCCATCTGCACTAATATCTAAACTCTCACTGCTCCAGCTATAATTAACATTATCAGCATTTAGTACCAGTGCAGATAATGTCACATCCCCTCCCTCTTGGTTAATCACCACCGTTTCATACCCCTGCTGGGTGGCTATTGCTTTTACGGCAAGTGCAATAGGCGTTTTTTGTAACTGCAACTGATGCCGTTTTGGCGTACCGTTAAGTGCCCCTTCTACCTCATCTAACACAAACTCGGTATCGGCGTTTACGGCAACTGAATAGACATACTGTCTGTAATCAGTCACTAATAAACTGACCTTTTTGCTCTCTGCACCTTGTGAGGTCAGCTTAGCCGTTACTGGATAGTAGGCTGGCTCATCACTTAACCATAATTTCACATTGGCAGTGCTGTCTGTATTTACCGGCTGCGCGCTGCTGGCAAAGGCTAGGTAAGGTGCAATGGTTATCTCTACAGGAATATTTTCACCTGAAATCACATCACGGAACATCAGGATATAGTGTCCGGTGCGCTTGGCCGTAAACTGGTACTGAGCATTGTCATCCTTGCTCAGTAAAGCAAGCGCAGCCTCTAACTCTAATTCGGTTTCAATATTCGCTCGTATTATGCTCGCACTGGCTAGTTCCTTGTCACCTGCACCACCATTAATACTAAATTCAATCATGCTACCCGTGCTAACTGGCGTGTTTAGCTCTCCGTACACTGCACTAGTTGGATAAGTGCTTACCTGCACATCACACTCTGCGGTAATCGCAGCAGTAATAATATTATCTCCTGAACGGGCGGCACCACAACTGCCGTCAATATTTACTATGGTATCTAACTCAAGCACAGTCAGGGCAAACACTGCGGTGTTACCGTGATCAATTTGCTGAGTCGCTGGGAGAATAGCGCCATTCCCAGTTAAGGTTGCCGTTACTGTGTAGCTTTTCTGCTGCCATTGAGCCGTTACGGTAACATCAGTTGCAGGCATTATGATTGGTAATTCGGGGCTCCAACCGGCAAAGGCATAACCTTCTCGTGTTGGCGCAGCTGGGGCGGTAATGACACTGGCAAACTTGGCATTAATCGCAGCAACTTCCGAACCGCCGGCACTGTCAAAGCTTAAGGTATAACTATTGGTGGTCCAGTTTGCCGTAAGCGTTAGGTTGTTCGCTGGCATGGCTGTTGGTATCGCTGGGCTCCAACCAGCAAAGGCATAACCTTCCCGTGTTGGCGCAGCTGGGGCAGTAATGGCACTAGCAAACTTGGCATTAATCGCCTTAACTTCTGATCCACCGGCGCTATCAAAGCTTAAGGTATAGCTGTTCGCTGTCCACTGTGCGATCACAGTAGTATTTTCCGCTGGCATGGTCGTTGGCACCGCTGGGCTCCAACCGGCGAAGCTATAGCCGGTACGGGTTGGGTTCGCTGGTGCGGTAATGGCGCTACCATAATTAGCCGTAATCTCTTCAACCCCTGAGCCACCAGCTAGATCAAAAGTAAGTGTATAGCTATTTATTTTAAAGGTAGCGTCAACGGTACAGGCATTACTTATTGCGCCAGTAGTATAAGTGTTTATCTCAGTTAGTGAGCCATCGCAACCCGTTACAGTATCAATAGCATAGCCTAGGTTGGGTGTTACAGTGAAGTTTGTAGTGGAACCTTGGCTAACTTCTTTTGAGGGCGGAGAAATGCTTCCATTATCACCTGCTATTGCATTAACGATATGTTTTGGAAATTTTAAAACCAATGCAGCTGGATTATTCGCACTATCAATACTCCCGCTAGAACTATAAGTCGACCCTACTCTACTCCAAGCGGTAGTACCAGCATTGCGACCATTTTTAACATTTGACAAGATAACTTTAACGAGTGAATTGGCCGGAACTGCGCCGATAGAGATTGAAGCTTCACCAACAGTAAGCCTAGAAGATGTAACATCTTTTGGAACTCCGTCTACAGTAACTGATATTGAAGCATCTGTTGGATTCCAAACTGGTGCAAAAGATATTTTCCCATAAAAAACTCGATCACTTGAATTTAAAGCAGTAATAGTTTTGTATTGAAAAGTATATGTGACATTTTCAGCGCTGGGTAAGTAACTCGACGCCTCCCAAAAAAAATCCTCTAAATCAGCAGCGTGCACTAAAGCAGATAAGCCAGCAACCACAAGTATTAGCAATAACCAACAACTTTTAATAATTTTTTTAATCATAACAACTCTGAATATAGTATGAACATTGTAATATGATATCTAATTACAACACTGCAAAGTCAGAGTTTTGTAACGCTGTGTAACAGTTAGGGTTTCTGACGCCGAAACGGTAAACTGAGCAAGTAGCCTAAGCCGCTATTTTGCTCTGGTTTTTGGTATTGCACTAAGCCGATATCTAATTCTTGATCCGTTTTAGTCGCGGTTTTGCGATAGCTGCCAAATAGTTTATCCCACACCGTTAAATTAAAACTGTAGTTACTATTGGTTTCTTCTGGCCGTTGGCTGTGGTGAATGCGGTGCATTTGCTGGGTGACGATAATTTGCCTAAGCGGCCATTCAATTCGGGCCGGTAAGCGAATATTGCTGTGGTTAAAGATAGCACTGGCATTAAGAATAATCTCAAATAGCATTATGGCCAGCGCGGGTGCTCCTAGTAGCAGCACTGCGACTAGTTTTACGCCATAACTGAGTAAAATCTCTAGTGGGTGAAAACGCAGGCCACTAGTGCTATCAATATGCGGATCGGCATGATGAATTTGATGCAAGCGCCATAGCCACGGTATTTGATGAAATAGCCGATGTTGCCAATAAATAATCATATCGAACATCACAATCGCCAACAGCACCTTAACCGAAAAGGATAAGTCGATTAAGTACAAAGCACCTATATCGTGCTGCTGAGCCCAACCTGCTATTGCCACTAAACTTATGGGTGCGAGTAAGCGCAATAATACTGAGCCCGACAGCAGCATTAATAAATTAGTCCGCCAACGGCGTGGCCGGCCTACCGGATCAGTTCGCGCCGGTGCTATAGCTTCCCACGCCATCATCAGCAGCATCACGCCGACAAATACACCTAAGCGATATAAAGACTCATGTTCCAGCATACTGTTATTCAACATGGTCAAATTGTTTTAGGGTGTTAAAGCCGCCTATTACTCGAGTTATAATAGTAATACAGGCTGCGGCAGCAAACACTAAGGCTAATATCACAAAATGTTGGGGCCAAAGACAAAAAGCGATAAATAACAATATAGTTTCGCTGCCTTCGGTTAAGCCATGCAAATAATAAAAACTTTTATGCGCAAATTGCGGGCGGGTTAATTGATAACGTTCGGCAGGAATAGCAAAAGCTAAAAAGCTAGAGGCAGTGCCAATAAAGCTAGCTAATAATACCGCAGCCGCTAAGGCGTTTTGTTCAGGATTAGCCAAGGCAAAACCTAATGGTACGGCGGCATAAAATAAAAAGTCTAAACTAATATCTAAATACCCTCCTGCTGCCGAGCTGCTGTTTTGCCATCGCGCCAGCGCACCATCAAGGCCATCGAGAATGCGATTTAATATAATCATAACTAATGCCGCATAATAGTATTCAAAAGCCAGTAGCGGTAACGCTAACATACCTATTGCAAAACCAACCACAGTAAGCTGATTAGGTGTTAACTGCCAGCGTGATAACTGCTTCACTATAGGTATTAATAACGGTTTAATTAACGGTGTTATGTAGACATCTAACATGGTTGCTCCGCCTTAAAATCAGTTAATTTAACTACATGACCTAAAGCCGGAATATCGGCCGCATCATGGGTGACTAATACGGCTGGGATTGCCGCTTGGCGAATATAAGCAAACACTAATTCTCGTACTTCTTGGCGCAAAGTGCTATCGAGTTTAGAAAAGGGCTCATCCAGCAACAGCGCTTTAGGCTCGGACTGCATCAGCCGTAATAGCGCCACTCTCGCTTGCTGACCACCCGATAAACTTTGCGGATGCCTATCAGCCATGTTGGCTAACCCAACGCTTTGCAATGCCTGCTGTATGCGCTCTGCCCGCTCAGCGGCTTTAAAGCGCCTAGGCATAGCAAAGCTAATATTAGCCGCCACCGTTAAATGCGGAAATAATAACGGATCTTGCAGTAGCAAGCCCATTTTGCGCTGATGGGCGGCAAAGTCAGTGATATTTTGGCCATTGAGCCACAATTGCCCGCTAGCGTTAAATTCTGGCGCCAACAAACCGGCTAACCAATTTAATAAGCTAGATTTGCCACTGCCCGATGGCCCCATCAGGGTTAAAATTTCGCCAGCATTAATCGTTGCTGTTAACGCTAATAACGGCTGTTGCTGAGTGGCTAGCTGTAAAGATTTAATTTCCAGCATAACTTACACTGTTATGTTGCTTAGTTTTAAAAACGAGTTTCATTCGGCTCTCTCTTTTTTTTCTCTTTGTCTTTACTCATGGTGTTAGCCGTGATGTTAGCGGTAGCTTTACTGTTAACTTTACTATTAACTTTACTATTAACTTTACTATTAACTTTACTATTAACTTTACTATTAACTTTACTATTAGCGATAAAACTAGCAGCTTGTTTAGGATGATACAGCAAGCGACTGCACCAATATGCCAACATAAAGCCTAGTGCCGGCATTAGTATTTGTAATAAAGCGTACACGGCAACTAAGCGACGACTACCGCCATTAGCCAACGCCACTGCTTCGGTGGTCACAGTAGGCACCCGTCCAGCTCCGGTTAATAAAGTCGGTAAGTACTGACCAAAACTGACCGCCAAGCCAATCGCTATTGCTAGCATGATGGGGGAAAACAACAAAGGTAATTTTAGCTTAAAAAACACAGCGGCTGGGCTTAGACCCAAGCCTGCGCCAACCTTAGCCCAACGCGGATCTAAATAACGATAACTGCCAGCCAATGCCAGAAACATATACGGCAGAACAAACACCGTATGACTGGCGATCACTGTTGCCATACCTGGCGAGATTGCTAGTTGCTCTTGCAACCAAACCAGACCAAATAAGAATGCCACCGCCGGTACAATAAGCGGCAAATAAATTACCGCTTGGCTAAACCAAGATAACTGGCGTTGGCGCAACTGCTCAGCTTCCAGGGTGGCCAGACTTAGCACTAGGGCTAGCGCACTGGCAGCCAGCGCCACCAACAAAGCATTTGCCAAGGGTAAACGGATAAACATTAACGCACTGTGCCAATGTTGCAGCTGCATGCTTTGTGGCCATAAGTCAGGATATGACCAATACCCTGCCACCGACCACAGCAGTAATCCGGCTATAGCCAGCAGCATGAATAGGGTTATAACGCTAACGATTAACCAGCCAGTATACTGCCAATATTTATCGCCATAGCTACGCCGTCCATTGGCTAACCAGCGGTGGCTCAACCAGCTTATGCCGGTCTCGGTTAACCAAAATCCAGCAATAATCACCAGCACTAACAGCAATTGCAGTACAGCGCCAGCCGAGGCCATAAAGCGGTTTGCTAAATCGACATCATTAAACCATTGCACTATGGCGACCGCCAACGTCGGCGGGCCAGAAGGCCCTAAAATAAGCGCAACTTCAACATTAGCGCAGCTATACACCAGCACGGCATATAAAGGCAAACGCAGCTTAGGATAGAGCTGAGGCAGTACAATTTTAAAAAAGGCCGTTATTCGCTGATAGCCAAAACTTTGTGCCAAGCGAAACTGGGCGGGTAAATTGGTATTGGTCAGGGCTGCCAGCGCCATGACTAATAAAAAAGGTAACTCTTTTAACGCCAGTGCCAAGACAATGCTTAAACCAGCAGCGTCATTGGGCCATAACCAGTCTGGTGGTGCAGTCCAGCCCATGCCGGCATGAGCGAATAAGCGGCTAAACAAACCCGACGGCGTTAATAAAAAAGCGATAGCAATGGCCGCGCTGGCATGCGGTATCACCAATAATGGGCTTAATACTCGTAACAACCGCTTAAGCATGTTGCTGGCGTAAAAGCACGCCAGTAATACTATCGTTGCAGCAAAGGCTAATAGCGTACTTACTATACCGCTAAAGGCGCTTAAACCTAACATAGCTAACAGCCCTGGCTGTTGCCACAACTGCTGCCAAGCCTGCAGGTTTAACTGCTCTCCTCCTAACGCGGGTAACCAACCAAAGGCCGGTAATAGTACGCCAACTAAGCCACCGATAACCGGTAATATTAACAAGCCTAGCAGCAACCAAGGTGCCAGTTTAATGCTGTTCAAGTACCAGTTTATGTTGTTAAAACGCCAAGTTTGCTTGCTCATGGCTGGACACCAAAACGATGCAGCCAAGCATCGGCTAAGGCGCGGCTCCAGCTCGGGTGTGGTTCAGCCAATGCTTTCGATTGCTCCGTTCCTGCTAACGCGGCGGGATGATCCGGTTGTGCTGTTTGCCACTGTTGTGCTAGCTCAGGGGGTAAAGTGGTGCTATCTAGCACCGTATAATCGCCCCATACCGCCAATTGCTGTTTATGCCACTGCGCTTGCGCTGACAGTAAATAATTCGCCACTAGCTTAGCACCGCTACTATGCTTGGCATTAAACGGGATCGCGATAAAATGGACATTACTTAAACTGCCATCTTGCATAGCATAACTGCGCGTTGTCGGGGGTAAATCAAAGCGTTGCACGGCTGCTGGTACGCTAGCGGGGGCAAAGGTAAAGGCCAATTGCAGTTCTTCATCACTGACTAAGCGCATCAGTTCGCTGCCTGTT
The sequence above is drawn from the Rheinheimera salexigens genome and encodes:
- a CDS encoding InlB B-repeat-containing protein; the protein is MIKKIIKSCWLLLILVVAGLSALVHAADLEDFFWEASSYLPSAENVTYTFQYKTITALNSSDRVFYGKISFAPVWNPTDASISVTVDGVPKDVTSSRLTVGEASISIGAVPANSLVKVILSNVKNGRNAGTTAWSRVGSTYSSSGSIDSANNPAALVLKFPKHIVNAIAGDNGSISPPSKEVSQGSTTNFTVTPNLGYAIDTVTGCDGSLTEINTYTTGAISNACTVDATFKINSYTLTFDLAGGSGVEEITANYGSAITAPANPTRTGYSFAGWSPAVPTTMPAENTTVIAQWTANSYTLSFDSAGGSEVKAINAKFASAITAPAAPTREGYAFAGWSPAIPTAMPANNLTLTANWTTNSYTLSFDSAGGSEVAAINAKFASVITAPAAPTREGYAFAGWSPELPIIMPATDVTVTAQWQQKSYTVTATLTGNGAILPATQQIDHGNTAVFALTVLELDTIVNIDGSCGAARSGDNIITAAITAECDVQVSTYPTSAVYGELNTPVSTGSMIEFSINGGAGDKELASASIIRANIETELELEAALALLSKDDNAQYQFTAKRTGHYILMFRDVISGENIPVEITIAPYLAFASSAQPVNTDSTANVKLWLSDEPAYYPVTAKLTSQGAESKKVSLLVTDYRQYVYSVAVNADTEFVLDEVEGALNGTPKRHQLQLQKTPIALAVKAIATQQGYETVVINQEGGDVTLSALVLNADNVNYSWSSESLDISADGYQLTFNPASVSTGVHKVLVNVSEANGQQGQYLLTLQIISHCIENNCYSKNGLPSSVLASEQPQRLPVCPVGDSLRVEQCQLAEQGGYIASSELYQLTLGEWSMAESWDNMQFGAALGKALAEDAGYTHQGVMVNFNITELSVPGESVPVVISLPVGQQIMSDAVWRKYVNGRWQNFVVNASNIIESAATDANKQCPAVSSDVWQSGLTAGHACIRLTLQDGGPNDNDVKTNGVIQDPGVLAVVNATKPLPPETPDEVKPRSSGSIGTLFIVFMSLVLVWRCRVLVSKRLK
- a CDS encoding sterol desaturase family protein, encoding MLNNSMLEHESLYRLGVFVGVMLLMMAWEAIAPARTDPVGRPRRWRTNLLMLLSGSVLLRLLAPISLVAIAGWAQQHDIGALYLIDLSFSVKVLLAIVMFDMIIYWQHRLFHQIPWLWRLHQIHHADPHIDSTSGLRFHPLEILLSYGVKLVAVLLLGAPALAIMLFEIILNASAIFNHSNIRLPARIEWPLRQIIVTQQMHRIHHSQRPEETNSNYSFNLTVWDKLFGSYRKTATKTDQELDIGLVQYQKPEQNSGLGYLLSLPFRRQKP
- a CDS encoding ATP-binding protein; its protein translation is MVGKAQLLAKQLTDPIAQYDCQLIADAGKSLSLINQQILRQAEVDHSGINDNTAETIELRFWLSRFIDTYQHLATTKGLTLTHSVTSTAPKWIEINSTALRQILTNLLANAIKYSDTGEIDITIEPTDISGEYRFMISDQGVGIHEQAQQHALKPFNRAWQSLQQEGSGLGLALTQQLLHNMGAELNFTSKVGEGSCFYFTLQLVPAKAKKLNHAVNNHLKNHSLHILVVEDIPLNQQVISGMLNYLSIKHTIAATLGQAAQLLKNQFFDLLLLDLNLPDGNGLDFFTTMKKNNLLLPDTCIVTANIILETEQACLEAGVKALLHKPIELEKLQQVLNQLVNTKPIFDRIQFWQLARFIPNAKLKQQLETLDNDFSIILQQLSCGDVSQNKALVHKLAGKAATLGMAKFAHLCDKLEQSNTDPYYYLPQLQQLCNQATLILRQEISEDL
- a CDS encoding response regulator transcription factor, which encodes MNNKQILIVEDDNWLCDGLVNFLQQSNFKVLAANDLLSARAIVKQAAVTALDIVVCDIGLPDGSGLSLLDELRHSDTGTILISASNSEQARIDGLQAGADDYICKPINPDELLLRIKALLRRIRPQVEPSSDLCFLNYRLNLESRQLHQHQHRCVLSINEHQLLLILIAHKGKTVTRETIANSLDINSHYTQGRALDILVSRLRNKMQFNENSPSAIITHRGKGYMLIDRF
- a CDS encoding ABC transporter permease; the protein is MSKQTWRFNNINWYLNSIKLAPWLLLGLLILPVIGGLVGVLLPAFGWLPALGGEQLNLQAWQQLWQQPGLLAMLGLSAFSGIVSTLLAFAATIVLLACFYASNMLKRLLRVLSPLLVIPHASAAIAIAFLLTPSGLFSRLFAHAGMGWTAPPDWLWPNDAAGLSIVLALALKELPFLLVMALAALTNTNLPAQFRLAQSFGYQRITAFFKIVLPQLYPKLRLPLYAVLVYSCANVEVALILGPSGPPTLAVAIVQWFNDVDLANRFMASAGAVLQLLLVLVIIAGFWLTETGISWLSHRWLANGRRSYGDKYWQYTGWLIVSVITLFMLLAIAGLLLWSVAGYWSYPDLWPQSMQLQHWHSALMFIRLPLANALLVALAASALALVLSLATLEAEQLRQRQLSWFSQAVIYLPLIVPAVAFLFGLVWLQEQLAISPGMATVIASHTVFVLPYMFLALAGSYRYLDPRWAKVGAGLGLSPAAVFFKLKLPLLFSPIMLAIAIGLAVSFGQYLPTLLTGAGRVPTVTTEAVALANGGSRRLVAVYALLQILMPALGFMLAYWCSRLLYHPKQAASFIANSKVNSKVNSKVNSKVNSKVNSKVNSKATANITANTMSKDKEKKKREPNETRF
- a CDS encoding ATP-binding cassette domain-containing protein, encoding MLEIKSLQLATQQQPLLALTATINAGEILTLMGPSGSGKSSLLNWLAGLLAPEFNASGQLWLNGQNITDFAAHQRKMGLLLQDPLLFPHLTVAANISFAMPRRFKAAERAERIQQALQSVGLANMADRHPQSLSGGQQARVALLRLMQSEPKALLLDEPFSKLDSTLRQEVRELVFAYIRQAAIPAVLVTHDAADIPALGHVVKLTDFKAEQPC
- a CDS encoding CDP-alcohol phosphatidyltransferase family protein, with the translated sequence MLDVYITPLIKPLLIPIVKQLSRWQLTPNQLTVVGFAIGMLALPLLAFEYYYAALVMIILNRILDGLDGALARWQNSSSAAGGYLDISLDFLFYAAVPLGFALANPEQNALAAAVLLASFIGTASSFLAFAIPAERYQLTRPQFAHKSFYYLHGLTEGSETILLFIAFCLWPQHFVILALVFAAAACITIITRVIGGFNTLKQFDHVE